From Mucilaginibacter inviolabilis, a single genomic window includes:
- a CDS encoding GNAT family N-acetyltransferase: MSNIKIKPLSSTPETIIALSDMLIEVVANGGSVGFMHPLSPAEANSFWTSCLAAADRGERIILGAFDGNEVVATVTLLLNLPPNQPHRAEIAKMMTRINYRGKGIAKALLQAAERLAVEHGRSLLVLDTAQDEGASGLYEKQGFTLTGIIPDYALKPHGGLTATMIYWKRIGPGIV, encoded by the coding sequence ATGTCCAACATCAAAATAAAACCATTAAGCAGTACGCCGGAAACCATTATAGCGCTGAGCGATATGCTGATTGAAGTGGTAGCCAACGGCGGTTCGGTGGGTTTTATGCATCCTTTAAGTCCGGCCGAGGCTAATAGCTTTTGGACAAGTTGTTTGGCTGCTGCTGATCGCGGTGAGCGCATCATCCTTGGTGCTTTTGATGGCAATGAAGTGGTAGCCACAGTAACCCTGTTGCTTAACCTGCCGCCCAACCAGCCGCATCGCGCCGAAATAGCCAAAATGATGACCCGCATTAACTACCGCGGCAAAGGTATAGCCAAAGCCTTATTGCAGGCAGCCGAACGGCTGGCCGTTGAGCACGGACGTAGCCTATTAGTGCTCGATACCGCCCAGGACGAAGGCGCTTCCGGCCTGTACGAAAAACAAGGGTTTACTTTAACCGGTATCATTCCCGATTATGCCCTGAAACCACACGGCGGTTTAACCGCTACTATGATTTACTGGAAGCGGATTGGTCCAGGTATAGTTTAA
- a CDS encoding class I SAM-dependent methyltransferase has product MSTPEKQHWENVYGTKAEDDVSWFQTYPKTSMDFVASLPVDLSANIIDIGGGDSRLVDALLDKGYQNIWVLDISAASIEKAQKRLGADASKVHWIVSDVTEFVPPVKYHVWHDRAAFHFLTTEEKIASYVSIAENAIHPGGYLVLSTFSENGPTKCSGLEIRQYSEASMVARFAASFEKLRCITEDHQTPFGTTQNFTFCSFRRI; this is encoded by the coding sequence ATGAGCACCCCTGAAAAACAACATTGGGAAAATGTATACGGCACTAAGGCCGAAGATGATGTAAGCTGGTTCCAAACTTATCCCAAAACTTCGATGGATTTTGTGGCATCCCTACCGGTAGATCTGTCGGCCAATATCATTGATATCGGTGGTGGCGATAGCCGGTTAGTGGATGCTTTGCTGGATAAAGGTTATCAAAATATATGGGTACTGGATATTTCTGCGGCATCTATCGAAAAGGCGCAAAAAAGATTAGGTGCCGATGCCTCCAAAGTACATTGGATAGTATCAGACGTTACCGAATTTGTTCCGCCTGTAAAATACCATGTGTGGCATGACCGTGCTGCTTTTCATTTTTTAACCACCGAAGAAAAAATAGCCAGCTATGTATCTATAGCAGAAAATGCCATTCATCCGGGCGGATATCTGGTACTGAGTACATTTTCAGAAAACGGTCCTACCAAATGCAGCGGCCTGGAGATCAGGCAATACTCTGAAGCCTCGATGGTTGCCAGGTTTGCCGCTTCTTTTGAAAAGTTGCGATGCATCACCGAAGATCACCAAACCCCGTTTGGTACCACGCAAAACTTTACTTTTTGCAGTTTCAGAAGGATTTAA
- a CDS encoding SDR family NAD(P)-dependent oxidoreductase, translating to MFKLTNKSVVITGGGSGIGKAMSVLFAQQGATVHIIELNDKAAAETVSEIEAAGGKGIGYACDVSNQQQVVDTFNKIGKIDILVNNAGIAHVGRADNTSTEDFERVFNVNVKGAYNCLFAVIPALKANGGGVILNTASIAASVGITDRFAYSMSKGAIHAMTLSVARDYLHDNIRCNCISPARIHTPFVDGFIAKNYAGKEEEIFEKLSKSQPIGRMGRSEEVAALALYLCSDEAGFITGTDYPIDGGFITLNN from the coding sequence ATGTTTAAACTAACCAATAAATCGGTAGTGATCACAGGCGGAGGCAGCGGCATAGGTAAAGCCATGTCGGTATTGTTTGCACAACAAGGTGCTACCGTTCATATCATCGAACTAAATGACAAGGCCGCGGCCGAAACCGTAAGCGAAATTGAAGCAGCTGGCGGAAAAGGTATTGGCTACGCCTGCGATGTAAGCAATCAGCAGCAGGTGGTGGATACTTTTAATAAGATCGGTAAGATCGATATACTGGTCAATAACGCAGGTATAGCCCATGTTGGCAGGGCCGATAATACCAGCACCGAAGATTTTGAACGTGTATTTAACGTAAACGTAAAAGGTGCTTACAATTGCCTTTTCGCGGTGATTCCTGCGTTAAAAGCCAATGGTGGCGGCGTAATATTGAATACCGCATCAATAGCGGCTAGTGTGGGTATTACTGACAGGTTTGCTTACTCCATGAGCAAAGGCGCCATACATGCCATGACGCTTTCTGTAGCGCGCGATTACTTGCATGATAATATCAGGTGTAACTGTATTTCGCCGGCGCGTATCCATACGCCATTTGTAGATGGTTTTATCGCCAAAAACTACGCTGGTAAAGAGGAGGAGATATTTGAAAAGCTGTCCAAAAGCCAGCCTATCGGCCGCATGGGTCGATCCGAAGAAGTAGCAGCCTTGGCCTTATATCTCTGCTCGGATGAAGCTGGTTTTATCACCGGTACCGATTATCCTATCGATGGCGGATTTATCACTTTGAATAACTAA
- a CDS encoding UxaA family hydrolase — protein MSIQKETFLRIHPHDNVLVALQNLEQGTQITFEGNTFTLADRIAAKHKFAINELKSGQEIYMYGVLVGKTTSTIPQGGLLSTQNVHHASDGFRLGERKLKWHQPDTSKFEAKTFNGYHRADGSVGTANYWIVVPLVFCENRNINVLKEALVDKLGYKKAKSYEGDVEQLMELYQAGKSVEEILNADIQASAEKADSKRLFKNIDGIKFLNHSMGCGGTKDDSDALCGLIAGYITHPNVAGATVLSLGCQHAQVSILQAEIAKRDPNFSKPMVVLEQQKVGTESELLKQALKQTFAGLVQANQNQRQPAPLSKLCIGMECGGSDGFSGISANPALGYVSDLLVTMGGSVILSEFPELCGVEQELSDRCVDEETANRFMQLMTTYNARAEADGSGFYANPSPGNIRDGLITDAIKSAGAAKKGGTSPVTAVLDYPEKVTKPGLNLLCTPGSDVESTTAEVGSGANIVLFTTGLGTPTGNPITPVVKLSTNTAMFERMPDIIDINCGTIIEGDETIQQAGERILNYVIQLASGEVEPKSVKLGQDDFIPWKRGVSL, from the coding sequence ATGTCAATACAAAAAGAAACATTTTTAAGGATACACCCGCATGATAATGTGCTGGTAGCCCTGCAAAACCTGGAGCAGGGAACACAGATCACTTTTGAGGGTAACACCTTTACTTTAGCCGATCGTATTGCCGCGAAACATAAATTCGCGATCAATGAACTAAAATCCGGTCAGGAAATTTATATGTATGGCGTACTGGTAGGTAAAACTACCAGTACTATACCACAAGGAGGTTTGCTGAGCACGCAAAATGTGCACCACGCCTCTGACGGTTTTCGCCTGGGCGAGCGCAAATTAAAATGGCACCAGCCCGATACCAGTAAGTTTGAAGCTAAAACATTTAATGGCTACCATCGGGCCGATGGCTCCGTAGGTACTGCCAATTATTGGATAGTGGTGCCGCTTGTATTTTGCGAAAACCGGAATATTAATGTATTGAAGGAAGCCTTGGTTGATAAACTGGGTTACAAAAAGGCCAAAAGCTATGAGGGAGATGTAGAGCAGCTGATGGAACTTTACCAGGCGGGTAAATCTGTTGAAGAAATATTGAATGCCGATATCCAGGCATCTGCAGAAAAAGCAGATTCCAAGCGCCTTTTCAAAAATATCGACGGTATTAAATTTCTGAACCATAGCATGGGCTGCGGCGGTACCAAAGATGATTCGGATGCACTTTGCGGACTAATAGCCGGGTATATCACCCACCCCAACGTAGCCGGGGCAACGGTTTTGAGCTTGGGCTGTCAGCACGCGCAGGTAAGCATTTTACAAGCCGAGATTGCGAAACGCGATCCCAACTTCAGCAAACCAATGGTAGTATTGGAGCAGCAAAAGGTAGGCACCGAGAGCGAATTGCTGAAGCAGGCGCTGAAACAAACCTTTGCCGGTTTGGTACAGGCCAACCAAAATCAGCGCCAGCCAGCGCCATTATCCAAACTTTGTATTGGTATGGAATGCGGCGGTTCTGATGGATTTTCGGGTATTTCGGCGAACCCGGCATTGGGTTATGTGTCCGATTTGCTGGTAACTATGGGCGGTTCGGTGATACTATCAGAGTTTCCGGAGCTTTGCGGTGTGGAGCAGGAACTGAGTGATCGTTGTGTGGATGAAGAAACCGCCAATCGCTTTATGCAACTGATGACCACCTATAACGCCCGTGCCGAGGCAGATGGTTCTGGCTTTTACGCCAACCCATCACCCGGTAATATCCGCGATGGTTTAATTACCGATGCTATTAAATCGGCAGGAGCAGCTAAAAAAGGCGGTACATCGCCGGTAACAGCGGTATTGGATTATCCCGAAAAGGTAACCAAGCCCGGGCTAAATCTATTGTGCACTCCAGGCAGCGATGTGGAAAGTACTACAGCCGAAGTAGGCTCAGGCGCTAATATCGTGTTGTTTACTACCGGTTTGGGCACACCTACGGGAAACCCGATCACTCCGGTAGTAAAATTATCAACCAATACGGCTATGTTTGAACGTATGCCGGATATTATCGATATTAACTGCGGAACCATCATCGAAGGGGATGAAACCATTCAGCAGGCCGGTGAACGTATATTAAACTACGTGATCCAATTAGCCAGTGGTGAGGTTGAACCCAAATCGGTAAAACTGGGCCAGGATGATTTTATACCCTGGAAAAGAGGGGTGTCGTTGTAA
- a CDS encoding alpha-L-rhamnosidase, whose amino-acid sequence MKPILFYLLLFFPVMCMAQSPVADGLTCEYLNNPVGIDIVNPRLSWKISSTQRNTMQQAYNIRVATDASFSSSKTVWSTGKVSTDSSILVTYTGTPLKSATRYYWQVRIWDNHSHASGWSKPAYFETGMLSPADWTASWVQPKQDSAQRKIPAVMLRKEFGISKKIISARAYATAHGLYELYLNGKKVGDQVLTPGWTSYKKRLQYQVYDITAMLQQGNNVIGAMVGDGWFRGTTGYTNQWGFWGKKLALLCQLQITYADGTVQNINTDSSWKGTNDGPIRLDGIYDGENYDARKEISGWASKGFNDAAWEPVDVASFNNKILVGVQSVPVHKIQEIKPIAIFKSPKGTQIVDFGQNLTGWVRLKVSGSAGQTVKIRHAEVLDKFGEFYTANLRSATATINYTLKGNGVELFEPHFTFMGFRYIAVEGFPGELKPENFTAVVVHSDMPVTGQFTCSDTMINKLQHNIQWGQKGNFLDIPTDCPQRDERLGWTGDAQVFSRTAAFNMQVATFFAKWTKDVAADQSADGRVPFVVPNVFDTNHATSAGWGDVSVIVPWTMYQVYADKRILQNQYASMKGYVDYIIKTSGDKYIWHNGSVFGDWLFYRPGIYDFSEPNGYTNPDLIATAFYAYSAKLLSESAGVLGNTADETYYKGIYEQVKKAFIRNYMTPTGRIFADSQTGYVLGLKFGLIPDSLKAKAAAYLVEDVRSRNNHLSTGFLGTPYLCQVLSQNGYSNVAYDLLLQKTYPSWLYPVKMGATTIWERWDGIKTDSTFQDKSMNSFNHYSYGAVGDWMYQQMAGLQLGKAGYKHIIIKPEPHQKFSFVKATFQSMYGQVLSGWEVNNGAMQIHVTIPANTTADIILPKARAEEVKLDGKPIAPDTAHTDDDGTTISVGSGDYTFSYPWVEVKEKKAVTAKM is encoded by the coding sequence ATGAAACCTATACTCTTTTATCTCTTACTCTTTTTCCCGGTAATGTGCATGGCGCAAAGCCCGGTAGCCGATGGTTTAACCTGCGAATACCTCAACAACCCGGTAGGTATCGATATCGTAAACCCGCGCCTTAGCTGGAAGATCAGTTCCACTCAGCGTAATACTATGCAACAGGCGTATAATATCAGGGTGGCAACAGATGCATCTTTTTCTTCATCCAAAACCGTTTGGAGCACAGGGAAAGTAAGCACAGATTCCTCTATCCTGGTTACTTATACAGGTACTCCCTTAAAATCGGCTACCCGCTATTACTGGCAGGTAAGGATCTGGGATAATCACAGCCATGCATCTGGTTGGAGTAAACCGGCTTATTTTGAAACAGGTATGTTGTCACCCGCCGACTGGACGGCTAGTTGGGTACAGCCAAAACAAGACTCCGCCCAACGTAAAATACCTGCAGTGATGCTCCGCAAAGAGTTTGGCATATCTAAAAAGATTATATCGGCCAGGGCATATGCCACCGCGCATGGCCTATATGAACTATATCTGAACGGCAAAAAAGTAGGCGATCAGGTGCTCACCCCCGGCTGGACATCGTATAAAAAACGCCTGCAATACCAGGTTTATGATATTACCGCCATGTTGCAGCAAGGCAATAATGTAATAGGCGCCATGGTGGGCGATGGATGGTTCCGCGGAACAACGGGCTATACTAATCAATGGGGATTTTGGGGTAAAAAACTGGCCCTGCTCTGCCAGTTACAGATCACTTATGCCGATGGTACAGTACAAAACATCAATACCGACAGTTCATGGAAGGGTACAAATGATGGCCCCATACGGCTAGATGGTATTTATGATGGTGAAAACTATGATGCCCGAAAGGAAATATCCGGCTGGGCCAGCAAAGGTTTTAATGATGCTGCCTGGGAGCCGGTAGATGTGGCATCCTTTAATAATAAAATACTGGTAGGTGTACAAAGCGTGCCCGTGCACAAAATACAGGAGATTAAGCCCATTGCCATATTTAAAAGCCCCAAAGGCACACAGATTGTTGATTTTGGTCAAAATCTTACAGGCTGGGTTCGCTTAAAAGTGAGCGGCAGTGCCGGCCAAACGGTAAAGATCCGCCATGCCGAAGTGCTGGATAAATTTGGTGAATTTTATACCGCCAACCTGCGCTCGGCAACGGCAACTATCAATTACACCCTTAAGGGGAACGGAGTAGAATTATTTGAGCCGCATTTTACGTTTATGGGTTTCCGTTATATTGCGGTAGAAGGTTTTCCGGGCGAGCTAAAGCCTGAGAATTTTACAGCGGTAGTGGTACATTCAGATATGCCGGTCACCGGGCAGTTTACCTGTTCCGATACCATGATCAACAAGTTACAGCATAATATCCAGTGGGGGCAAAAAGGTAATTTCCTGGATATTCCTACTGATTGCCCGCAGCGTGATGAGCGCCTGGGTTGGACAGGCGACGCCCAGGTGTTTTCGCGTACGGCGGCCTTTAATATGCAGGTGGCTACCTTTTTTGCCAAATGGACAAAAGATGTGGCTGCCGATCAATCAGCTGATGGGCGCGTGCCTTTTGTTGTGCCTAATGTTTTTGATACTAATCACGCCACCTCGGCTGGTTGGGGCGATGTGTCGGTTATTGTACCCTGGACGATGTACCAGGTTTATGCCGATAAACGCATCCTGCAAAATCAATATGCCAGTATGAAAGGCTATGTAGATTATATCATCAAGACCTCCGGGGATAAATATATATGGCATAACGGGAGTGTTTTTGGCGACTGGTTATTTTATCGCCCAGGTATCTATGATTTTTCGGAACCTAATGGCTATACCAATCCCGATTTGATCGCTACTGCTTTTTATGCTTATTCAGCCAAATTGCTGAGCGAGTCTGCCGGGGTGCTAGGTAATACAGCGGATGAAACATACTACAAGGGAATATATGAGCAGGTTAAAAAGGCATTTATACGCAATTATATGACCCCAACAGGGCGCATTTTTGCCGATTCGCAAACCGGTTATGTGCTGGGGCTAAAATTTGGTTTAATACCAGACAGCCTGAAAGCCAAAGCCGCGGCTTACCTGGTTGAAGATGTGCGCAGCCGCAATAATCACCTTTCTACCGGCTTTTTGGGTACGCCTTATTTATGCCAGGTGCTGTCGCAAAATGGTTATAGTAATGTGGCTTATGATCTGCTGTTGCAAAAAACATATCCCTCCTGGCTATACCCGGTAAAAATGGGCGCCACCACCATTTGGGAACGCTGGGACGGCATTAAAACCGACAGTACTTTTCAGGATAAAAGCATGAACTCCTTTAATCATTACTCTTACGGTGCTGTTGGCGATTGGATGTATCAGCAAATGGCCGGTTTACAATTGGGTAAGGCCGGTTATAAGCATATCATTATTAAACCCGAACCTCATCAAAAATTCAGTTTTGTTAAAGCTACCTTCCAGAGCATGTACGGCCAGGTATTATCGGGATGGGAGGTAAATAATGGTGCCATGCAGATCCATGTAACCATACCAGCTAACACTACGGCCGATATAATCCTGCCGAAGGCCCGCGCCGAAGAGGTAAAACTCGACGGTAAGCCCATCGCCCCGGATACAGCACATACCGATGATGACGGTACTACCATCAGCGTTGGCTCCGGTGATTATACCTTCAGTTATCCCTGGGTAGAGGTAAAAGAAAAGAAGGCTGTCACGGCAAAGATGTAA
- a CDS encoding L-rhamnose mutarotase, with amino-acid sequence MAHRYCLTLDLVDDETLIAGYEKYHEAIWPEIRKSIVDSGITSMEIYRFDVRLFMIMETDDSFSFERKAAADAANVKVQEWETLMWKYQQPVKGALNGEKWVLMDKIFAL; translated from the coding sequence ATGGCCCACAGATACTGTTTAACACTTGATTTGGTTGATGATGAAACCCTGATTGCCGGGTACGAAAAATATCACGAAGCCATCTGGCCCGAGATCCGTAAAAGCATCGTTGATTCGGGTATCACCAGCATGGAGATCTATCGTTTTGATGTGCGCTTGTTTATGATCATGGAAACCGATGACAGCTTCAGCTTTGAGCGAAAAGCCGCCGCGGATGCCGCCAATGTAAAAGTACAGGAATGGGAAACCCTCATGTGGAAATACCAGCAACCGGTAAAAGGAGCGCTGAATGGTGAAAAATGGGTTTTGATGGATAAAATATTTGCCTTGTAA
- a CDS encoding YdeI/OmpD-associated family protein has translation MLKKGEHIEGTPAELQVLLDQNAEANEFFESLSKSYKQGYCDWVGSAKQEDTRKVRADKALKMLLNKQKTLKT, from the coding sequence ATGCTCAAAAAAGGCGAACATATTGAAGGCACACCTGCCGAGCTGCAGGTCTTACTTGACCAAAACGCGGAAGCCAATGAATTTTTTGAAAGCCTTTCTAAATCATACAAGCAAGGGTATTGTGATTGGGTAGGATCGGCCAAGCAGGAAGATACGCGTAAGGTTCGGGCCGATAAAGCGCTCAAGATGCTGCTTAATAAGCAAAAGACGTTGAAAACGTAA
- a CDS encoding alpha-L-fucosidase produces MLKRTQLLFALVLLSFSPVFAQKMIGTETDAQKQKRMEWWTDDRFGMFIHWGLYSGAARHEWVKHNEKIDNAGYQKYFDQFNPDLFDPQKWAKQAKAAGMKYAVLTTKHHEGFCLFDSKFTDYKAPNTKAKRDLVREYVDAFRAQGLKVGFYYSLLDWHHPDYTIDEIHPQSPKDKSDASYAALNKNRDMAKYRQYMRNQITELLTKYGKIDILWLDFSFPRKDGHGKGKDEWGSVELLKLIRKLQPGIIVDNRLNLEEYKDGADFETPEQVSTAELAKYRGKTWETCQTFSGSWGYYRDENTWKTHRQLLDLLITSTSNGGNLILNVGPTARGEFDYRATNALDSLSHWMHANNQSIYNCTFAPDSYKIPEGTKLTYNKVNGRLYVHVFDYPKDGKLTLPGYNGKIKYAQFLNDHSELLSKAAGQDVELTLPVKKPNYEIPVIELTLVN; encoded by the coding sequence ATGCTTAAGAGAACTCAATTGCTATTCGCGCTGGTGCTCCTGTCTTTCTCACCGGTGTTCGCGCAAAAAATGATCGGTACCGAAACCGATGCCCAGAAACAAAAACGTATGGAATGGTGGACAGACGACCGTTTTGGGATGTTTATTCACTGGGGTCTGTACTCCGGTGCGGCCAGGCACGAATGGGTAAAGCATAATGAAAAGATTGATAACGCCGGCTACCAAAAATATTTCGACCAGTTTAACCCTGATCTGTTCGATCCGCAAAAATGGGCCAAGCAGGCCAAAGCAGCAGGTATGAAATACGCGGTGCTTACTACTAAACACCACGAAGGTTTTTGCCTTTTCGACTCTAAATTTACCGATTACAAAGCACCCAATACCAAAGCCAAACGCGACCTGGTACGTGAGTATGTAGATGCTTTCCGTGCGCAGGGTCTTAAAGTAGGTTTTTATTATTCCCTGCTTGATTGGCACCATCCGGATTATACTATCGACGAGATTCACCCACAATCGCCAAAAGATAAAAGCGACGCCTCCTACGCCGCTTTAAACAAGAACCGCGACATGGCCAAATATCGCCAGTACATGCGTAACCAGATCACCGAGCTGTTAACTAAATATGGTAAAATTGATATTCTTTGGCTCGATTTTTCGTTCCCGCGTAAAGATGGTCACGGAAAAGGTAAGGATGAATGGGGCTCTGTGGAGTTGTTAAAACTGATCCGTAAATTACAGCCGGGTATCATTGTAGATAACCGTTTGAACCTGGAAGAATATAAAGATGGCGCCGATTTTGAAACCCCGGAGCAGGTGAGCACTGCCGAACTGGCCAAATACCGTGGCAAAACCTGGGAAACCTGTCAAACTTTTTCTGGTTCATGGGGTTATTACCGCGACGAAAATACCTGGAAAACACACCGTCAGCTGCTCGATCTGTTGATTACTTCAACCAGTAATGGTGGTAACCTGATATTGAACGTTGGCCCAACCGCCCGTGGGGAATTTGACTACCGCGCAACCAATGCGCTGGACAGCCTGAGCCATTGGATGCATGCCAACAATCAGTCTATTTATAACTGTACCTTTGCACCCGATAGCTATAAGATACCAGAAGGTACTAAACTAACGTATAATAAAGTGAACGGCCGTTTATACGTGCATGTGTTTGATTACCCTAAAGATGGCAAATTAACCTTGCCGGGCTATAATGGCAAAATTAAATACGCGCAGTTTTTAAATGATCATTCAGAGCTTTTAAGTAAAGCTGCAGGTCAGGATGTAGAATTAACCCTGCCTGTTAAAAAACCAAATTACGAAATACCGGTAATTGAATTAACCTTAGTAAATTAA
- a CDS encoding fumarylacetoacetate hydrolase family protein: protein MKLIRFGAIGQEKPGVILNDKKYDISAFGEDYTEQFFETDGVARLAAFIKDKQLPEVADSVRLGSPIVRPSKIVCIGLNYADHAKETNAPLPPEPVIFMKATTAIVGPNDNIVIPKNSVKTDWEVELAVVIGKKASYVDEADAMNYVAGYVLHNDVSEREFQLERNGTWDKGKGCDTFAPLGPFLATPDEIADPHNLRLWLKVNGKILQDGTTSNFIFNLPHLISYTSQFMTLLPGDIISTGTPAGVGLGMKPPFYLKPGDVVELGIDGLGESKQNVVAYA from the coding sequence ATGAAGCTGATACGATTTGGAGCAATTGGGCAAGAAAAGCCAGGAGTGATCCTTAACGATAAAAAATATGATATATCTGCCTTTGGCGAAGATTACACCGAACAGTTTTTTGAAACTGACGGTGTGGCCCGCCTGGCGGCTTTTATAAAAGATAAACAATTGCCAGAAGTTGCGGATAGCGTACGTTTGGGCAGTCCGATAGTACGTCCCTCAAAAATTGTATGTATCGGCTTAAATTATGCCGATCATGCTAAAGAGACCAACGCGCCCCTTCCACCGGAGCCTGTAATATTCATGAAGGCTACCACCGCTATTGTGGGCCCTAATGATAACATCGTGATCCCTAAAAATTCGGTAAAAACCGATTGGGAAGTGGAGTTGGCCGTTGTGATCGGCAAAAAAGCATCGTATGTTGATGAGGCTGATGCGATGAATTATGTGGCTGGTTATGTGCTTCACAATGATGTATCTGAGCGTGAGTTTCAACTGGAACGTAATGGTACCTGGGATAAGGGAAAAGGTTGTGATACTTTTGCACCGCTTGGGCCGTTTTTGGCTACGCCTGATGAAATTGCCGATCCGCACAACCTGCGTTTATGGTTAAAAGTGAATGGTAAAATATTGCAGGATGGCACTACCTCAAACTTTATTTTTAACCTGCCCCATTTAATTTCCTATACCAGCCAGTTCATGACGCTGCTGCCGGGCGATATCATATCAACAGGTACACCTGCCGGTGTTGGTCTGGGTATGAAGCCGCCATTTTATTTAAAACCCGGCGACGTGGTTGAACTGGGTATCGATGGCCTGGGCGAATCAAAACAAAACGTGGTAGCTTATGCCTAA
- a CDS encoding DinB family protein — MSTINMLLKEMDQEAQTTRKMLERIPNDKFQWQPHEKSMNIQRLANHIAELPAWVTITLTTDELDFAAKPYKPIPNNNTRDLLDYFEESLKSGKTHLVHAKEADLNKKWTLRNGDQIINVRTKADVIRMTYSQIVHHRAQLGVYLRMLNIPLPGSYGPSADEGAF; from the coding sequence ATGTCAACCATCAATATGCTCTTAAAAGAAATGGATCAGGAAGCGCAAACCACCCGCAAAATGTTGGAACGCATACCTAACGATAAATTTCAATGGCAACCACACGAAAAAAGCATGAACATTCAGCGTTTGGCCAATCATATTGCCGAGCTACCAGCCTGGGTTACTATAACCCTAACTACCGACGAGCTTGATTTCGCGGCGAAACCTTACAAGCCCATACCTAACAATAATACCCGTGATTTACTGGACTATTTTGAGGAGTCGCTAAAAAGTGGTAAAACTCACCTGGTTCATGCCAAAGAAGCGGACCTGAACAAAAAATGGACTTTACGCAATGGCGACCAGATCATTAATGTAAGAACCAAAGCCGATGTAATCAGGATGACCTATTCGCAAATTGTTCATCACCGGGCTCAATTAGGCGTTTACCTGCGCATGCTTAATATACCTTTACCAGGCAGCTACGGCCCAAGTGCAGACGAGGGTGCCTTTTAA
- a CDS encoding amidohydrolase family protein — MPKIDAHQHFWIFDPVRDSWINDEMLVIKRDFLPADLLPVLQQNGIDGCVAVQADQSEQETEFLLEMAAANPFVKGVVGWVDLKADNLDERLEYFKQFDQLKGFRHILQSEPDKQYMLQPRFQKGIASLQKYGYTYDILIYPEHLPYAALLAGAFPDQKFVLDHLAKPLIKDKNINDWQKDILALAKYPNVHCKVSGMLTEADWKSWKPEDFIPYLDIVFNAFGINRVMFGSDWPVCLLAGGYEGTMQVINNYCAELSATEQELFWGENATRFYNL; from the coding sequence ATGCCTAAAATTGATGCACACCAGCATTTCTGGATATTTGACCCGGTTCGTGATAGCTGGATCAACGATGAAATGCTGGTGATCAAACGTGATTTTTTACCAGCCGACCTGCTGCCCGTACTACAACAAAACGGCATCGATGGTTGTGTAGCCGTTCAGGCCGATCAATCCGAACAGGAAACTGAATTTCTGTTGGAAATGGCGGCTGCAAATCCATTTGTAAAAGGTGTGGTAGGCTGGGTTGATCTGAAAGCCGATAATCTGGACGAGCGGCTGGAATATTTTAAACAGTTTGACCAACTAAAAGGCTTTCGGCATATTCTACAATCAGAACCCGATAAGCAGTACATGCTGCAACCCCGATTCCAGAAAGGAATTGCCAGCCTGCAAAAGTATGGCTATACTTATGATATACTGATATATCCCGAACACCTGCCGTATGCCGCATTACTGGCCGGAGCTTTCCCCGATCAAAAATTTGTGCTTGATCATTTGGCCAAACCGCTTATTAAAGACAAAAATATCAATGACTGGCAAAAAGATATCCTCGCTTTAGCCAAGTATCCCAATGTACATTGCAAAGTATCGGGCATGTTGACCGAAGCCGACTGGAAATCATGGAAACCCGAAGATTTTATACCTTACCTGGATATCGTGTTTAACGCTTTTGGTATCAACCGGGTTATGTTTGGATCCGACTGGCCCGTGTGCCTGCTGGCTGGCGGTTATGAAGGTACTATGCAGGTGATAAATAATTATTGCGCAGAGCTCTCAGCAACAGAGCAGGAATTATTCTGGGGCGAAAATGCCACACGCTTTTATAATTTATAG